From Gemmatimonadota bacterium, one genomic window encodes:
- a CDS encoding ribonucleoside-diphosphate reductase subunit alpha has protein sequence MAEIVDTLLEAVDFAVRKRDGRVVDFDRARIERAIEAAFRAELGLSNDHSLPPKIGTDVSELTDAVISEIEGELHEPDDSVDVERIQDKVEIQLMRAGHFAVARRYIVYREDHKKARVLSGKEEPQDPNAPKLRVQTADGKREPLDANRIRTEVFAVCDDEVDPQALLDEIYRSLYDDIKPDDIERAMILAARSRVEKEPAYSKVAMRLLLNVIYRHALGFKPAIEDRDTACRQGFAKFIETGIKNDRLDPKLRVFDLERLSAALKPERDEDFEYLGVQTIFDRYLLHVNERRIETPQFFWMRVAMGLSWDEEDKEARAIQFYEVLSSFRFVSATPTLFNAGTLHPQLSSCYLSTAQDDLEHIFKMVSDNAKLSKWAGGLGNDWTNVRATNSYIRGTNGKSQGVIPFLKVVNDTAVAVNQGGKRKGAVCSYLETWHLDIEDFMELRKNTGDDRRRTHDMNTANWIPDLFMKRVMEKGSWTLFSPDEVPDLHDLYGKAFEEKYLAYEQKAEAGELQQSRQIDAVQLWRKMLSMLFETGHPWITFKDPSNIRSPQDHAGVVHSSNLCTEILLNTSREETAVCNLGSVNLVAHITPTGLNRELLEDTVSTALRMLDNVIDINFYPTEEAATSNKRHRPVGLGVMGFQDALYLLNLPYASQGAVDFADISMEMISYYAILASTRLSEERGTYHSYIGSKWDRGILPIDTLAVLGQERGAYLEVDTSARLDWNVVREAVAKHGMRNSNVMAIAPTATISNISGVTQSIEPMYRNLYVKANLSGDFTVLNPYMVDALKARDLWDDQMVDDLKYYDGSVQEIDRVPQDVKDLYKTAFEVAPEWLIECASRRQKWIDMGQSLNLYIAAPSGKALDDMYKLAWVRGLKTTYYLRSLAATQIEKSTMDINKRGVQPRWMQSKSASSDVQVQREDAPAETDASLNGQVHQQAPATPAPTAESCDITDGTCEACQ, from the coding sequence ATGGCCGAAATAGTTGACACTTTACTGGAAGCGGTTGATTTTGCGGTTCGCAAACGCGATGGTCGGGTCGTGGATTTTGACCGCGCGCGCATTGAACGCGCGATTGAGGCGGCATTTAGAGCCGAGTTGGGCTTGTCCAACGATCATTCATTGCCGCCCAAAATTGGAACCGACGTGTCGGAACTCACCGACGCTGTTATTTCTGAAATTGAAGGGGAACTGCACGAGCCGGATGACAGCGTAGATGTCGAACGCATTCAAGACAAAGTCGAAATCCAATTAATGCGTGCAGGCCACTTTGCGGTCGCGCGACGCTACATCGTCTATCGAGAAGACCACAAAAAAGCCCGCGTACTCAGCGGCAAAGAAGAACCCCAGGACCCCAACGCGCCCAAACTGCGCGTACAAACAGCCGACGGCAAGCGCGAACCCCTCGACGCCAACCGCATTCGCACCGAAGTATTTGCCGTTTGCGATGACGAGGTAGATCCCCAGGCCCTGCTCGACGAGATATATCGCTCCCTCTACGACGACATCAAACCCGACGATATCGAACGCGCCATGATATTGGCAGCGCGCAGCCGCGTGGAAAAAGAACCCGCCTATAGCAAAGTCGCAATGCGGTTGCTCCTCAACGTGATCTATCGCCACGCCCTGGGATTCAAACCCGCGATAGAAGACAGGGACACAGCCTGTCGGCAGGGATTTGCAAAATTTATTGAAACGGGCATTAAAAACGACCGTTTAGATCCCAAATTGCGCGTATTTGACCTGGAGCGTCTATCCGCGGCATTAAAACCCGAGCGCGATGAAGACTTTGAATACCTGGGCGTACAAACCATTTTTGATCGCTATTTGCTCCACGTCAACGAGCGCCGCATTGAAACCCCGCAGTTCTTCTGGATGCGCGTGGCAATGGGCCTGTCCTGGGACGAAGAAGACAAAGAGGCGCGCGCCATTCAATTTTACGAAGTACTCTCTTCCTTCCGATTTGTCTCTGCCACACCCACCCTGTTCAACGCCGGCACCCTGCATCCGCAGTTGTCCTCGTGTTATCTATCAACCGCGCAAGATGATCTGGAACACATATTCAAAATGGTATCCGACAATGCCAAATTATCCAAATGGGCGGGCGGTCTGGGCAATGACTGGACAAATGTGCGCGCCACAAATTCCTATATCCGCGGCACAAATGGCAAAAGCCAGGGCGTCATTCCATTTTTGAAAGTCGTGAACGACACGGCAGTTGCCGTCAACCAGGGCGGAAAACGCAAAGGGGCGGTATGCTCCTATCTGGAAACCTGGCATCTGGACATCGAAGATTTTATGGAGTTGCGCAAAAACACGGGCGATGACCGCCGCCGCACACACGATATGAACACGGCCAACTGGATCCCCGACCTGTTTATGAAACGCGTCATGGAAAAGGGATCCTGGACCCTGTTCAGCCCGGATGAAGTCCCCGACCTGCACGATCTGTACGGCAAAGCCTTTGAAGAGAAATACCTCGCCTATGAACAAAAGGCCGAAGCCGGTGAACTGCAACAATCTCGCCAGATCGACGCCGTGCAATTGTGGCGAAAAATGTTGTCCATGCTCTTTGAAACCGGGCATCCGTGGATCACATTTAAGGACCCGTCCAACATCCGCTCCCCGCAGGATCACGCGGGCGTCGTTCACAGCTCAAACTTGTGTACTGAAATACTGTTGAATACGAGCCGCGAAGAAACCGCGGTATGCAACCTCGGCTCTGTAAATCTCGTGGCGCACATCACACCCACGGGCCTCAACCGCGAGTTGCTGGAAGACACGGTATCGACAGCACTCAGGATGCTGGACAACGTGATAGACATCAATTTCTATCCCACAGAAGAAGCCGCCACATCCAACAAACGCCACCGCCCCGTGGGCCTGGGCGTGATGGGATTTCAGGACGCGCTCTACCTGTTGAATTTGCCCTACGCTTCGCAAGGCGCAGTTGACTTTGCCGACATCAGCATGGAAATGATCTCGTATTACGCGATCCTCGCCTCAACGCGCCTATCCGAAGAACGCGGCACATACCATTCCTACATCGGTTCAAAATGGGATCGCGGTATATTGCCCATCGATACTCTGGCGGTGTTGGGACAGGAACGCGGGGCGTACCTCGAAGTCGATACATCCGCGCGCCTGGACTGGAATGTGGTGCGCGAGGCAGTCGCCAAACACGGCATGCGAAACAGCAACGTGATGGCCATTGCCCCAACCGCCACCATCTCGAACATCTCGGGCGTGACGCAATCCATCGAGCCGATGTATCGCAACCTGTATGTAAAAGCAAATCTGTCCGGTGACTTTACCGTATTAAATCCCTACATGGTCGATGCCTTAAAAGCGCGCGACCTGTGGGACGACCAGATGGTAGATGATCTGAAATACTACGACGGCTCAGTCCAGGAAATCGACCGCGTGCCGCAAGATGTGAAAGACCTCTACAAAACCGCATTTGAAGTGGCACCCGAATGGCTCATCGAATGCGCCAGCCGCCGGCAAAAGTGGATCGACATGGGCCAATCGCTAAATCTGTACATCGCAGCCCCCAGCGGCAAAGCACTGGACGACATGTACAAACTCGCCTGGGTGCGCGGGCTGAAAACCACGTACTACTTGCGCTCGCTGGCAGCGACCCAGATCGAAAAATCCACCATGGACATCAACAAACGCGGCGTCCAACCCCGGTGGATGCAATCCAAATCCGCTTCGAGCGATGTGCAAGTACAACGCGAAGACGCACCTGCAGAAACAGACGCATCTCTCAACGGGCAGGTACACCAACAGGCCCCTGCTACCCCAGCACCAACAGCCGAGTCATGCGATATTACAGACGGGACCTGCGAGGCGTGTCAGTAG